Proteins from a single region of Abyssalbus ytuae:
- a CDS encoding zincin-like metallopeptidase domain-containing protein, translated as MRSNKLFNELHGKTIDREEIIKIATIAFDEQNFEVHKRLHKLLDNHPDADIFNLTIDNPVTVKGATKKTTKKQVRKKSVAKKTLTPGLSVADPSFLAGVEYMNETEDTPGMGKTVKPEDIYQLITDRIVSKLKEEVKWEKEWGGDKEGYVIAYNFDSKKPYRGVNAFMLGSMYMYNPDFPLLRNPYYLTFKQIQKHKGKLKKNTAGFPVMYYTFLFKIQQDKPKLDFATYDKNKAIDFVKKNFNKINFLREEFKKGKTPKENLIGIFLNKSRIPILKYYYVFNGEDITGIDFDLDNFKGRGKISKINNTSNEKLQVPESIIKNYPSPKPKLKFGGERAFYSPAKDLVQMPNIEQFKYVQAYYTTFFHELIHCSGSKKRLDRLKPGAKFGSKDYAFEELIAELGASFLSAEAGILHYTFRNSVAYIKGWRKELLNQVKKDNKFIFKAASQAQKATDYILQAGPDGKPKYLKHIKEEKKEFSFSFKKPLTEKTLFEATIRGYGPEKLDNKELAKSMAYNRFANYILRNLKTLDYNGSNLLQEAGKDELYKTIKKEVDKRSIKVNIDIDLSTYKNKKMVAPSLGTAVIDTNQGSISSENGTGVIEGVAPVPVFMNENLDIDPVEEPEPVQLNEAANVENKPEVKSVKPKVNNSYVKGLKNVKKTAENIQYFSLKGDFAEFLGRIEKKPEHSVVITLDAPPGAGKTRSVFQMLDMFADSGLNSVFASLEEHPVSKLFTKKADMYINPSNEDYIHTIGDLPPTYKEFLHIIETYDVIAIDSWNKVFETYKGLDFDNSLRKALDGKIIVTIFQRTQDGKMRGGANAAFDGDIILEVVADPDYRKSYLRARKNRYQEKPLHEVGYSIFNQKLINPEKETEAMEGDLIIT; from the coding sequence ATGAGATCTAATAAGTTGTTCAATGAACTTCACGGAAAAACTATTGATAGGGAAGAAATAATAAAAATTGCCACAATAGCATTTGATGAACAAAATTTTGAAGTACATAAAAGATTACACAAATTATTAGATAATCATCCTGATGCAGATATTTTCAATCTCACTATTGATAACCCGGTAACTGTAAAAGGTGCCACCAAAAAAACTACAAAAAAGCAGGTGCGAAAAAAAAGTGTTGCAAAAAAAACACTAACTCCTGGACTATCAGTGGCCGATCCCTCTTTTTTGGCCGGTGTTGAATACATGAACGAAACTGAAGATACTCCGGGAATGGGCAAAACAGTTAAACCGGAAGATATTTATCAATTAATAACGGACAGGATTGTTTCAAAACTAAAGGAGGAAGTAAAATGGGAAAAAGAATGGGGAGGCGACAAAGAGGGGTATGTGATTGCTTATAACTTTGATTCTAAAAAACCATACAGGGGTGTAAATGCTTTTATGTTAGGATCCATGTATATGTATAATCCCGATTTCCCGCTTTTAAGAAATCCTTATTATCTAACGTTCAAGCAAATTCAAAAACATAAGGGGAAACTGAAAAAGAATACTGCAGGTTTTCCGGTAATGTATTACACATTTCTTTTTAAAATTCAACAGGATAAACCAAAGCTTGATTTTGCAACTTATGACAAAAACAAAGCCATAGATTTTGTAAAAAAGAATTTTAATAAAATAAACTTTTTGAGGGAAGAATTTAAAAAAGGAAAAACCCCAAAAGAAAACCTTATCGGTATTTTTCTTAATAAAAGCCGGATCCCTATTTTAAAATATTACTATGTTTTTAACGGGGAAGATATAACCGGTATTGATTTTGACCTGGATAATTTTAAAGGCCGCGGGAAAATCTCTAAAATAAATAATACCTCTAATGAAAAACTGCAGGTTCCGGAAAGCATCATAAAAAATTATCCTTCCCCAAAACCGAAATTAAAATTCGGGGGGGAACGTGCTTTTTACAGTCCTGCTAAAGATCTAGTTCAAATGCCCAATATTGAACAATTCAAATATGTTCAGGCATATTACACCACTTTTTTTCATGAACTTATACATTGTAGCGGGAGTAAGAAAAGGCTTGACCGACTTAAACCAGGGGCAAAGTTCGGTAGTAAAGATTACGCCTTTGAAGAACTGATCGCAGAATTAGGGGCCTCTTTTTTATCTGCTGAAGCCGGCATCCTGCATTATACCTTTCGAAATAGTGTTGCCTATATAAAGGGTTGGAGAAAGGAACTTTTAAACCAGGTTAAAAAGGATAACAAATTTATTTTTAAAGCAGCTTCACAGGCACAAAAGGCCACTGATTATATTTTGCAAGCGGGCCCGGATGGGAAGCCTAAATATTTGAAGCATATAAAAGAAGAAAAAAAAGAGTTTAGTTTTTCCTTTAAAAAACCACTTACTGAAAAAACTTTATTTGAGGCTACCATTCGGGGTTATGGCCCGGAAAAGCTGGACAATAAAGAACTTGCTAAAAGTATGGCTTATAACCGTTTTGCCAATTATATTTTAAGAAATCTTAAAACACTTGACTATAATGGTTCAAACTTGCTGCAGGAAGCCGGTAAAGATGAATTATATAAAACAATAAAAAAAGAAGTTGATAAACGCTCCATCAAAGTGAATATTGATATTGATTTATCAACCTATAAAAATAAAAAAATGGTTGCTCCTTCTTTAGGTACTGCAGTAATTGATACCAACCAGGGGAGTATTTCATCAGAGAACGGTACCGGTGTAATAGAAGGGGTTGCCCCGGTGCCCGTTTTCATGAATGAAAACTTAGATATTGATCCGGTTGAAGAACCGGAACCAGTGCAGCTTAATGAAGCTGCAAATGTGGAAAATAAACCAGAGGTTAAATCTGTTAAACCCAAAGTTAACAATAGTTATGTAAAAGGATTAAAAAATGTTAAAAAAACTGCAGAAAATATTCAATATTTTTCTTTAAAAGGAGATTTTGCAGAATTTTTAGGCAGAATTGAAAAAAAACCTGAACATTCGGTAGTGATTACATTGGATGCACCTCCGGGTGCCGGAAAAACAAGATCTGTTTTTCAAATGCTAGATATGTTTGCCGATAGTGGTTTAAACAGTGTTTTTGCTTCATTGGAAGAACACCCGGTTAGTAAATTGTTCACCAAAAAGGCAGATATGTATATAAACCCTTCTAATGAAGATTATATCCATACCATCGGGGACTTACCCCCCACTTATAAAGAATTCCTGCATATTATTGAAACGTATGACGTGATTGCAATTGACAGCTGGAATAAAGTTTTTGAGACATACAAAGGGCTTGATTTTGATAACAGCCTGAGAAAGGCCCTGGATGGAAAAATCATAGTTACCATCTTCCAACGTACCCAGGATGGTAAAATGAGGGGAGGGGCAAACGCAGCTTTTGACGGCGATATTATATTAGAAGTTGTAGCGGATCCTGATTACAGGAAAAGTTATTTAAGAGCACGTAAAAACCGATACCAGGAAAAACCATTGCATGAAGTAGGTTATAGTATTTTTAATCAAAAACTTATTAATCCGGAAAAAGAAACGGAAGCAATGGAAGGGGATTTAATTATTACATAA